The genomic region GAACGGCATCGAGCTCGACATCACCGACGAGGACCGCGAGACCCTCAAGAACACCGTCGACTTCGTGTCGTTCAGCTACTACATGAGCATCGCCGAGACCGCTGACCCGGCCAAGAAGGTCGCGGGCGAGGGCAACATCATGGGCGGCGTCCCGAACCCCACGCTCGAGACGAGCGAGTGGGGCTGGGCCATCGACCCGATCGGCCTGCGCCTGGTGCTCAACACGTTCTGGGACCGCTGGCAGAAGCCGCTGTTCATCGTCGAGAACGGACTGGGCGCGAAGGACCAGCTCGTCGAGGTCGACGGCGTCAAGACCGTCGTCGACGACTACCGCATCGCCTACCTCAACGACCACCTCGTCCAGCTCGGCGAGGCCCTCGAGGACGGCGTCGACGTGCTCGGCTACACCACATGGGGCTGCATCGACATCGTCAGCGCCTCGACCGCACAGCTGAGCAAGCGCTACGGCTTCATCTACGTCGACCGCAACGACGACGGCACCGGCTCACTCGATCGGTACAAGAAGAAGTCGTTCGACTGGTACGCGGACGTCATCCGCACCAACGGCGGCGCGCTCACCCGCTGACCCGACCCCGCCGAGCCGCCCCTTTCGCTGCGACCGGCCCCCATCTCCGCGCGAGCGCAGGGGTGGGTCTGCAAGAAGGGGCGGCTCGGCGATACGCGCACACACCGCAGAATGGAACACGTGACCTCTCCACGCCGCATCGCCTTCCTCGACGTCGACGGGACGATCCTCGACCACGGCCAGACCATCGCCGACTCCACCGTCGAGGCCGTCCGGGGCGCCCGCGCCGCCGGCCATCTCGTGTACCTGAGCACGGGTCGCGCGGCAGCCGACATCCACCCTGCGGTCCGCGACATCGGCTTCGACGGGGCGATCACCAACGGCGGCGCGTATGCGGTCAGCGGCAGCGAGACGGTGGTCGCCGACCCGATGCCCGCGGGCGCCCCGGAGCGTCTGCTGGCCTGGGCCGAAGCCGCCGGCATCCTGCTGTTCCTGCAGGCCGACGACGGCATCTACGCCTCCGCACCGGTGCGCGATGCGATGACCGAGATGATCCGCCGCTGGGTCGGCCACGAGCGCGCCGACGATGCGCAGACGGCGCCGCAGGGCCGCCCCCGCTTCCACGACCTGGCCGACGCCGACCTCACGCGCATCGCCAAGGCGGTCTTCATCAGCGATTCGACGGATGCCGTCGCCCGCGCGCGCGAGGACCTCGGCGACACGTTCCATGTCGTCCCCGGCAGCATGCCGCTTCCCGGCGGGTCCAACGGCGAGATCGGCATGCACGGCACCACCAAAGGCGCCGCGATCGTCGAGGTGCTCGCGCATCTCGGCATCGGCGCGCACGACGCGATCGGCATCGGCGACAGCTGGAACGACGTCGAGATGTTCGAGGTGTGCGGAGTCGGGATCGCCATGGGCAACGCCGATGACGAGCTCAAGCAGATCGCCGACGAGGTCACCACCAGCGTCCGCGCCGACGGCGTGTGGACTGCTTTCCGCCGCCACGGCCTGATCTGACGCGTCCCGGCCCCGCCGACCGATCGTCGGCGTAGCGTGGAGGCCGATGGACGACGACGCCCGCGCCGAGCTCGAAGCGCTGCGCCGACGTGCGTACGGCCCGGATGCCGACATCGCCGACGATCCCGCGGCCGGCGCCCGCCTGGCGGAGCTCGAGGATCGCGCCCGCGCGGCCCGCGGCAGCGTCGCGGCCACGGGGGCCGAGGACCCTCCCCATACGGATGCCCACCCGCGCCGATCGGACCTCGACGGCGAACCCGTCACCGGCGACGAATCCACCACGGACGACACCTCTGCCTCCGCGGATGAGCCGGCCGTCGCAACGGGGCGCGCCCCCGCGCGGCACCGCCGAACGCTCATCGCGGCATCCGCCGGCGTCGCCGGGGCCCTCGCGATCGCCGCGGCCTTCTTCTGGGCCACCCGGCCCGAGCCGCTCAGCACGGCGGACCCCCTGCCCACGGCGCCCGCCGCCGAGACGTACATCATCGACCGGATCGAGATCACCGGCCCGCTCGGCAACTCGCTCGAGGTGGATCTGGCCGAGTCCTGGCCGACGATCCCCGTCGTCGGCGACGTGGACTGGGCTTCGCTGCTGGGAGACGTCTTCGGGTGGGAGCTGTGGATCTACGGGATCGAGGCGCCGGACGGGCGCCGGCACTGCCTGCTCCTGGAACGGCACGGCAACATCCGGCACTCGTGCGAGACCGTCGCGGATGCCGCGCAGGGGGCACTGCACCTGTACCTGCCCGTCGAGGAGATCGCGGTCGCGCTGCGGCCGCCCCAGACGGAGCTGCTCGATCTGCAATGGCGCGCGGACGGCGTCGTGACCATCACCGCGATCGCCGTGCCGGTCGTCGGCTGACGCGGACCGGCCGGCTCATCAACGGACGGGTCAGTCGAGGAAGATGTCGGGGAACAGCGCGGAATCGGGCGTGCCCGGTACGGCGGCGTAGCCCGAGAAGTCCGTGACCCCGGCGGCCTCGAGCACGTCCTCGACCACGAGCGTCTGACCGGTGTACTCGCGCGACGGCTTGACGAGGACCTCGTAGGCAGCATCCGCGTACACCTCGGGAGTGCGGCTGACCTTCATCATGCGGTCCCCGCCGAGCGAGTGCTGCACCGCGGCGGTCGCGATCGTGGTGCGGGGCCAGAGCGTGTTTCCGGCGATGCCGTCTCCGGCGAACTCCGCGGCCATGCCGAGGGTCACCATCGTCATGCCGTACTTGGCCAGCGTGTACCCGGTGTGGCCCCCGAGCCACTTCGGCGAGAGGTTGAGCGGCGGCGAGAGCGTGAGGATATGCGGGTTCTCGGCATCCTTCAGCATCGGGATCGCGGCGCGCGACAGCATGAAGGTGCCGCGGACGTTGATGTCCTGCATCAGGTCGTACTTCTTCGCGTCGAGGTCGAGCGAGCCCGACAGGTCGATCGCGCTGGCGTTGTTGACCACGATGTCGATGCCGCCGAACTCGCCCTGCACCGTCAGCACGGCTTCGGTGATGTCGTCGTCGTTGCGCACGTCGCCGACGATCGGCAGCGCCTGACCGCCGGCGGCGCGGATCTGCTCGGCGGCCGTGTGGACGGTGCCTTCGAGCTTGGGGTGCGGCGCGTCGGTCTTGGCGAGGATCGCGACGTTGGCGCCGTCGCGGGCGGCGCGCAACGCGATCGCGAGGCCGATGCCGCGGCTGCCGCCCGACATCAGGATGGTCTTTCCGTTGAGCGAGATCATCCTCGTCCTCTCTTCTGGATGTCCCACATTCTGCCGCCTGCGACGTCGCCGAGCGGCAGAAAGTGGGACACGGTCTGGGGGGTCAGCGGGAGCCCTTCGCGGCTCGGGCCGCGAAGGCGGCGATGCGGGCCTGGGCGTCGGGCGTCTCGAACGCGGCGCCGATCGAGCGCGCCTCCTCGGCGAGCTGCTCGGCGAACGTGCGCGCCGGCTGCGACCGGATCAGGCGCTTGGCCTGCCCGTAGGCGCCCGCGGCGCCCGCGATCCAGCCGCGTGCGATCTCCTCGGCCCGCATCCGGACCGCGTCCGGCGCCACGACCTCGGCGACCAGCCCCCACTCCTTCGCCTCGGCGGCGGAGAGCAGCCGGTCCTGCAGCACGAGCTGCAGCGCGCGCCGTTCGCCGACGGCGCGGGCGAGGTGGGCCGAGACCGACAGGTCCGGCGTCAGGCCGATGTTCGCGTAGAGGCTGCCGATGCGCGAGTCCTCCCCGACCACCGCGTAGTCGCTGCACATGAGGATGCCGAGTCCGCCGCCCGCGGTGGTTCCGTGCGCTGCGGCGACGACCGGGATCGCCGACTCGGTGAGCGCGCGAATGCCCGTGTTGATCACGCCCGCCAGGCGGTCGATGTCCGAACCCGACCCCATGGTCGTGGCCATCTCGACCACATCGCCACCGGCGCAGAACGCCGGGCCGGTCGCATCCAGCAGGATCGCCCGCACGTCGTCGCGGCTCGTCGCCTCGACGGTGGTCTCCGCCCACGCATGGGCGAGGTCGATGTTGAAGGCGTTGAGACGCTGCGGCCGGTTGAGGGTGAGCCTCGCCAGACCGTCGTCGACCGACAGCAGGACGGCGTCGTTCACGGGCGCGCTCACTTCGGCGCCATCCGGATCGCGCCGTCGAGCCGGATCGTCTCGCCGTTGAGGTAGCCGTTGGCGACGATGGCCGCGACGAGGTCCGCGTACTCGTCGGGGCGGCCGAGCCGCTGCGGATAGGGCACCTGCTGCCCGAGCGACTCCTGCGCAGCCGGCGGCAGGCCCTTGAGCATCGGGGTCTCCATGATGCCCGGCGCGATCGTGCACACGCGGATGCCGTAGCGCGCGAGCTCGCGGGCGATCGGCAGCGTCATCGCGTGGACGCCGCCCTTGCTGCCCGAGTACGCAGGCTGGCCGATCTGCCCGTCGAAGGCCGCGACGCTGGCGGTGTTGACGATGACGCCGCGATCGCCGCCGTCGGCGGGCTCGGTGCGGGCGATGACCGCGGCCGCCTGCTGGATGACGTTGAACGTGCCGATGAGGTTGACGCGGACGATGCGCTCGAAGGCCGCGAGCGGCGTCGGGCGACCCTCCCGATCCAGCACCTTCGCGGGCGGTGCGATGCCGGCGCAGTTGACGACGACCCGCAGGGGCCCGGCACCGGCGGCGACCTCGACCGCCGCCGCGACCTGATCCGGATCCGTGACATCGGCGGCCGCGAACGTCCCGCCGATGGAGGCCGCGGCCTCGTCGCCGGCGGAGGTCGGCAGGTCGACGATCGTGACATGCGCCCCGCCGGCGGCGAGCCGCTGGGCCGTCGCGAAGCCCAGGCCGCTCGCGCCTCCGGTGACGAGAGCGGATGCACCGGTGATGTCCATGCGTTCTCCTTCGAACTCTGTGGGATGCCGTCTCAGCATACGCGGGACTGCGTATCGCGTCACACCGTCTGCAGGTACTTGTGCACGAGGCTCACCGCGACGGCGCCTTCGCCCACTGCCGAGGCGACGCGGCGCATGACGTCGTGCCGCACGTCACCCGCGGCGAAGATCCCCGGCACGCTCGTCTCGAGCAGGAAGGGGTCGCGCGCGGGCGCCCATCCGCGCGGCCGCCGGCCCTCGCGGATGAGGTCCTGCCCGGTCACCACGAAGCCGTCCTGCGTCTCGACGAGTCCGTCGACGATGGCGGTGCAGGGGACGGCGCCGATGAAGACGAACATCGCGTCGGCATCCTCCTCCGTCTCCTCGCCGGTGCGCGCGTCCTTCAGGCGCACGCGCTCGAGGTGGTCGTCGCCGATCAGCTCGCGCACCTGGATGTGCGGGCGCACGGCGATGTTCGGCACCGCCTCGATCTGGTCGATGAGGTAGCGCGACATGCTGTGGGCGAGGGAGTCCCCGCGCACCAGGATGTCGACCTGCGCGGCGTACCGCGACAGGAACATCGCGCCC from Microbacter sp. GSS18 harbors:
- a CDS encoding SDR family oxidoreductase; protein product: MDITGASALVTGGASGLGFATAQRLAAGGAHVTIVDLPTSAGDEAAASIGGTFAAADVTDPDQVAAAVEVAAGAGPLRVVVNCAGIAPPAKVLDREGRPTPLAAFERIVRVNLIGTFNVIQQAAAVIARTEPADGGDRGVIVNTASVAAFDGQIGQPAYSGSKGGVHAMTLPIARELARYGIRVCTIAPGIMETPMLKGLPPAAQESLGQQVPYPQRLGRPDEYADLVAAIVANGYLNGETIRLDGAIRMAPK
- a CDS encoding enoyl-CoA hydratase/isomerase family protein; amino-acid sequence: MNDAVLLSVDDGLARLTLNRPQRLNAFNIDLAHAWAETTVEATSRDDVRAILLDATGPAFCAGGDVVEMATTMGSGSDIDRLAGVINTGIRALTESAIPVVAAAHGTTAGGGLGILMCSDYAVVGEDSRIGSLYANIGLTPDLSVSAHLARAVGERRALQLVLQDRLLSAAEAKEWGLVAEVVAPDAVRMRAEEIARGWIAGAAGAYGQAKRLIRSQPARTFAEQLAEEARSIGAAFETPDAQARIAAFAARAAKGSR
- a CDS encoding NAD(P)-dependent oxidoreductase, producing MISLNGKTILMSGGSRGIGLAIALRAARDGANVAILAKTDAPHPKLEGTVHTAAEQIRAAGGQALPIVGDVRNDDDITEAVLTVQGEFGGIDIVVNNASAIDLSGSLDLDAKKYDLMQDINVRGTFMLSRAAIPMLKDAENPHILTLSPPLNLSPKWLGGHTGYTLAKYGMTMVTLGMAAEFAGDGIAGNTLWPRTTIATAAVQHSLGGDRMMKVSRTPEVYADAAYEVLVKPSREYTGQTLVVEDVLEAAGVTDFSGYAAVPGTPDSALFPDIFLD
- a CDS encoding HAD family hydrolase produces the protein MTSPRRIAFLDVDGTILDHGQTIADSTVEAVRGARAAGHLVYLSTGRAAADIHPAVRDIGFDGAITNGGAYAVSGSETVVADPMPAGAPERLLAWAEAAGILLFLQADDGIYASAPVRDAMTEMIRRWVGHERADDAQTAPQGRPRFHDLADADLTRIAKAVFISDSTDAVARAREDLGDTFHVVPGSMPLPGGSNGEIGMHGTTKGAAIVEVLAHLGIGAHDAIGIGDSWNDVEMFEVCGVGIAMGNADDELKQIADEVTTSVRADGVWTAFRRHGLI